One Ignavibacteriales bacterium genomic window, TCAAAAACCGGGGTGTATACACGCTACATTGCCTCACAAGGTGAAACAGCATTTGATCTCGGCATCAAAGCTTGTGAAAAGTTATTTGCATCGAACAAAGTAACTCCTGGTGACATAGGAGGTATAATTTTCTGCACACAGAGTCCCGATTATATAATGCCTTCAAATGCCTTTCTTGTTCACGAACATTTTTCCATGCCGTCCAATGTATTTGCATTCGATTATAATCTCGCTTGCTCCGGATACGTTTATGGATTGGCGATTGCTGCAAGTATGCTGAATACGGGACTTTCAAAAAACATTTTACTCATTAACGGAGATACCTACTCGAGGTTTATAAATCCCGGCGACCGGTCCACAAAATCCCTCTTTGGAGATGCTGCAACGGTATCATTGCTGGGTGTGGGTCCGTCAGGTGAGCTAATAGATGTTATCCTGCAATCTTCCGGAAAAGACTACAAATCATTTTATGTGCCGGCAGGAGGATGTCGAATTCCTTTCTCACAGCAGACCGCCGAGGAAGAAAAGGACGAATCAGGAAATATCCGTTCACTGAATGATATTTACATGAATGGTTTCGGAGTATGGAAATTCATCGGGGAGACAGTCCCTGCTCAGATCAAAGAGCTTTTAAAGCGGAATGATCTTTCTAAAGACGACATTGATTGCTTTATTTTTCACCAGGCAAGCAAACTTACATTGGACTCACTTTTAAATGCCCTGAAACTGGATAAAGAAAAAGTGTATATGAATATGGATAAGGTTGGGAATACTGTGTCTGCTTCTATCCCGATCGCATTAAAAGATGCATGGGACGAGGGTAAGATCAAAAGGGGGGATAGGATACTTTTGTCCGGATTTGGTGTTGGCCTTTCGTGGGCTTCAGCTATAATTAAATTCTGATGTTTATAGATTTTCTTAAAAACGATTTTGCTTCAAATGGAGACTCTCCTGCTATTATATGGAATGATAAACCTTATTCTTATAATTGGCTGGCGGAGAGAATAGTTTTCTTTGATAAAGAGTTAAGTGATAATAATATTTCATCAGGAAACGTCGTTGCTTTAACTGGGGACTTTTCCCCGAATAGTATTGCTCTCCTACTTGCTTTGATCGAGAAAGCGGCGATTATTGTTACTTTAACCAGAAGTATAGAGGTTGAGGACAAGAAATTTGGCATTGCCGAAGTAGAGAGGATAATATCACTCGACAACGAAGATAATTATCTAATAAGTGACATAGGTATAAAAGCATCACACGAATTTTATGAGGAATTAAGAAAACGAAATCATCCCGGGCTGGTACTTTTCTCATCTGGTACGTCCGGTGAACCAAAGGGCGCTGTTCATGACTTTACTAATCTGCTGGAGAAGTTTAAAACAAAGAGAAAAGCATTCCGTACGGTTAATTTTCTGCTTTTCGATCACTGGGGCGGTCTTAATACTATGTTTCATACGATCTCGAATTCAGGGACTATACTCGCGCTTGCTGACAGATCGCCGGATGCGGTTTGCGAATTCATACAGAAGCACAAGATAGAGCTCCTCCCGGCATCACCGACTTTTCTGAATCTATTGATTGTCAGCGGTGCTTATAAACGCTACGATCTCAGCAGTCTTAAGTTAATAACATACGGCACTGAACCCATGCCTGAGATTACTCTTAAAAAAATAAAAGAGATCTTTCCAGACGTTACACTCCAGCAAACATATGGTCTTATAGAGCTTGGGGTACTCAGGTCAAAATCCAAAAGTGATGATTCCCTTTGGGTTAAGCTTGGCGGTGAGGGATTCCAGACTCGTGTGGTCGACGGGATTTTGCAGATTAAGTCGCATTCAACTATATTAGGATATTTGAATGCGCCAACCCCCATTACTCCCGACGGCTGGTTTATAACCGGCGATAGAGTCGAGACTGAGGGTGAGTATTTTCGCATCCTTGGCAGGAAATCGGAGGTCATTAATGTTGGCGGTGAGAAAGTTTTCCCGGCTGAAGTGGAAAATGTGATATACCAACATGATAATGTATTAGAGGTGATGGTGTACGGGGAAAAGAACTTCCTTACAGGAAATATTGTCTGTGCCGACATTACCCCTAAAGGTGAGATCGATGAAAAAGATTTTAAGAAAAGTATTAAAGACTTTTGTAGAGAAAGATTGCAGTCATACAAAGTTCCGGTGAAGATAAATATAGTAATGGATAAGCAACACAACGAACGCTTTAAAAAGATTAGGTACAAAGAGAAAAGTTCTAATTAAATTAATAGTTAAGTATGAATCTCAATTTTAAAAGGGCGCTGGTGCTGGCTCCTCATACGGATGACGGTGAATTTGGATGTGGCGGCACAATAGCGAAACTTTCCGAAAGCGGTGCTGAGGTTTTTTATGTGGCTTTCTCGGCATGCCAGCAGTCGGTTTTGCCTAATTTTCCGCCTGATATACTTGTTACAGAAGTTAAGGAGGCTACGCAGGTGCTTGGCGTTAAAGGTGAGAACCTGATATTGTTCGATTACGAAGTCAGAACGTTTAATTTTCACAGGCAAGAGATACTCGATGATATCTTAAAGCTGAAAAATGATATAAATCCGGATATTGTGTTTATGCCGACCATTAATGATATACATCAGGACCATTTTACGATATCGAACGAAGGGATGAGAGCATTTAAATGGAGTACGTTACTGTGTTACGAACTTCCGTGGAACAATTTTAATTTTATAACAGGCTGTTTTGTTAGACTCTCGGAGCAGAATGTAAATAAAAAACTTGAGGCTCTGTCAAAATACAGATCGCAGGCGCATAGACCATACGCAAATGCTGATTTTATTAAATCACTAGCGACTGTGAGAGGTGTACAGTCAGGGAATGAGTTCGCTGAAACTTTTGAAATCGTTCGTTTATTAATATAATAATATGGCGATAGATATACGGATATTAAGTGACATTACGGATGTACCTTTCCAATTAAAAGGAAACGAAGCTCTGATTTTGGAAGATTTTAAGCCGGTATTCGAGGCTTCGGAAAACGACATCACATGGATTAGATCCGGTATAAAAAATGCCTCCGAATTAATAAATGGAACATCCGCGGGATGTATTGTATGCGATGAAGATACATTTGACCTTTATAAAGAGAATGAGGAAAAATTATTTGTTATCACATCAAATCCGCAAATCGTTTTTGCAAGACTTATAATACATTTTAAAAAAGGAAATGATATTCCACAGGGTATTCATCCAACGGCTATTATTGACCCTAAATGTCAAATGGGCGAAGATGTCAGTATTGGAGCATATTGTATCATTGGCGCATGCAAGATAGGAAGCGGAACAGTTGTTCATGATCATGTAAAAGTATGGGGAAACGCAGAGATAGGCAGTGATTGTATTATTAGAGAGTTTTGTTCGATTGGCGGTGAAGGGTTTGGAATTGTTAAGGATGAAAAGGGAATTAATTTGCATGTACCCCATACGGGTAAAGCGATCATTGGGAATAATGTGCTTCTTATGCCTTTCTCAAATATTGATAGAGGTACACTAGGTAATACGGTTATTGAGGATTATTCGGTAATAGATCATTATTGCCATATAGGTCATAATACCAGGGTCGGAAAAAATTCAATTATCACAGCGGGTGCTGTTCTTTCTGGCGGCAGCAGTATTGGAGAAAATGCATACTTAGGTGTTAGGACAATATTAAAACAAAAGATCACCATAGGTTCGGATGTAACAACCGGTATGGGGTCAGTCGTTACGAACAATATCCCCGACGGAGAAATATGGCTCGGCAATCCGGCTCAGGAGATCAGCGAATTTCTCAAAGTCAGAAAATTTATCAAAGAACATCTCTAAGGTTTGAGTTCCGCTAAAAATCCTATTGTTTCCATTATTATCCCTTGCAGGAATGAAAAAAATCACATAGAAAAGACTATCCGGAATCTCTTCGGTTCGGATTTTGATATGAACTCGTGTGAAGTTATTGTGGTTGATGGAATGAGCGATGATGATACTGTTGAGCTGCTCAAAAAACTTTGTGTGGAATTTCCTGCTTTGAAGATTGTAGAAAATCAAAACCAGACAACACCTTTTGCTTTTAATATTGGCATAAGAAATTCTATAGGTAAATATGTTCTCATTGTCGGGGCGCGTCATATAATCTCACGTAATTACATATCAGGTTGTATAGAGATGCTTGATAGTAATGACCGGATAGCTGTTGTTGGAGGGAAGGTGATAAATATTTACGAGGATAAAGTGAGTAAGGGTATTTCTCTAGCAATGAACTCGTCATTTGGTGTGGGTGGCGGCAACTTTCGTATTTCAGATACATCTGGACCTGTTGATACTGTTGGTACGCCGATGTATAAAAGGGAAGTCTTTGATATAGTTGGGTTGTTTGATGAGGAACTTTCCCGAAATCAGGATGACGAATTTAATTACCGGGTTATCCGAGCCGGCTACCAAATTTGGTTAAATACTGACATCAATATTTCATATTATGTGCGATCGGGAATTTCTAAATTATTTAAACAGTATTTGCAATATGGATACTGGAAGGTGTATGTAAATAAGAAATTGAAAGCAGTAACAACCACCCGGCAGCTGTTTCCGATTATTTTCATTTTGTTCCTTCTTCTTTATCCACTGGTTCTATTTTTTAATACAACTCTGTTCTGGTTATACCCCGCAGTGTTGTTTGTTTATTTGATTTTCATATTGTTTTATTCCATAAAGGTGTCATCCGGAATTAATAGCGTTACTCCGGTTACCGCATTGTCTTTCCTTTGCCTGCACTTTGGTTATGGAATTGGCTACCTGGAAGGTATTATTGATTTTTTGTTGCTTGGGAAAAAACCTAGCGTAAAAATGAAAACTTTAACTCGATAAAAATTGAATTCTATGAAAATTCCATTTGCTCCTCCTCTTATCACTGACGATGTTATCTCGGAGGTAACCGAAACACTCCGCTCAGGCTGGATCACTACAGGCCCAAAAGTAAGAGCACTAGAAGAGGAAGTAACAAAATATATGAGCTGCGGTAAGACACTTTGTGTAAATTCAGCTACATCGGCTCTGACATTTATGCTCCATTGGTTTGGTGTGGGTAAGGGTGACGAGGTTATAGTACCTGCATTTACTTATTGCGCAACGGCATTGGCGGCTATTCATCTCGGCGCGAAACCAGTTATGGTGGATGTTGGGGAAGATTTTAACATCGATATCACCAGGGTAAAGGATGCCATAACAGAAAAAACTAAAGTAATTATTCCTGTTGATAATGCAGGATTTCCATGTAATTACGATGAATTGTATGAACTTGTAAATAGTGATGAGATAAAAGCCAAGTTTAAACCCTCGGATGAAGTTCAGGAAAAACTTGGACGAATTTTGATCCTGGCAGACTCTGCACATTCTTTCGGCGCCGAATACAAAGGAAGAATGACAGGCGGCATTGCTGATATAAACATCTTTTCTTTTCATGCGGTTAAGAATCTTACTACTTCCGAGGGTGGAGCAATTTGTTTTAATCTTCCCGAGCCCTTTGATAATGAAAAAGAATATATCGAACTTCGCCCGTTGACTTTGAACGGCCAAACAAAGGATGCATTTACAAAAACTGTCGGTAATAGCTGGAAATATGATGTGGAAAGAGTTGGATATAAGATAAACATGCCTGACATTTGTGCTGCAATAGGACTCGCCCAGCTCAAAAATTATAGTAACGTCCTAAAAAAACGTAGAGAGATATTCGAGCTTTACACTGAAAGACTTTCCGGATTTGATTGGGTGGTAACACCGCCATATAAAACTGATGACAAACTGTCTTCATGTCATGTTTTTTTTATGAGGTTACAAAATATAACTGAAGAACAGCGGGATGCCATTATTATTAAGATGAATGAACTCGGTGTTGCTGTGAATGTGCACTTTGTTCCACTTCCGATGCTTACCCTATTTAAGGGTATGGGCTATAATGTAAAAGACTACCCTCAAAGTTATAAAAACTATTTTACGGAACTCTCTATACCGGTGTATCCGCAGTTGACGCATGAAGAGCTTGAGTATGTTATTGAGTCACTTATTACTGCTTATAACTCTGTAGTAAGTTAAATAGGAAATTGCTCAAAAGAATATTTGATGTTGTAGTATCGTTCACGGGACTTGTGATATTATCCCCCTTCTTGATAATTATTGCTATAATTGTAGTGATAGATTCAAAGGGAGGGGTTTTCTTTTTACAGGATAGAGTTGGTAAAAATGGAAAAGTGTTCAAGATCATCAAATTTAGAACGATGACCGCCGGCTCGGATAAAGAAAGCTTGCTCACAATAGGACAAAAGGACTCCCGGATAACCCGTGCCGGGTATTTTCTAAGGAAATTTAAAATAGACGAGATCCCGCAGCTTATAAATGTTCTTAAGAGTGATATGAGCTTTGTAGGTCCGCGTCCCGAAGTCGAAAAATACGTGGCTTTGTATAATGAAGAACAATTAAAAGTTCTCACTGTCCGACCCGGAATTACCGATTTTGCTTCCATACAATATAAGGACGAAAGCACATTATTGGCAAATGCCGATGATCCGGAGATTTTTTATATTTCAGATGTGATGCCTACAAAATTGAAACTGAATATCGATTATATTAATAATAGGAATTTCATGTTAGACGTTAAGATAATATTTAAGACTATCCTTGAGATATTTAGATAAAAGTCTTAAATTTTTAATACACTGTTTAATTTATCCTTAATTCATATATTAATTTTGAGGTTAAATTATAGCTTATCTGGGGGAAGTGTAGTTAAGATAATGTTTTATGAAATCTGCAAGCCTGGGAAATAAGCTGCCAGGAATACGAAGCTGGTATTTCTTGCCTTTGGATCTTTTCTTTATGATTTTCTCTCCATTCCTCGCGTTATTTATTAGGCTTGGAGGGGATGTCAATCTCGATTATTATCTCAAACCTCTTATCTCAGTAACAATTTCCTTATCGATTATTAAGATTCTTTGTTTTTCTGTTTTGAAACTTTATAAGGGAACAAGAGCTTATGAATCTAACTTTAAACTTTACCCGGATTCAAGGGCTCAGGATGCCTTAAAGCTTTACCGCAACAATGCCAGGACCGATGAAACTTCAAGATTATTAATTGTTTCTTTGTTTGTACTTATAGTCCAATCAAATATTTTTTTAATAATGAAGTATTTCGGTTTATATGGATTTACTGATCTTCCTAAATCGCTTCCTATCATTGATGGTGTTATATTTTTTGTTCTTGCGTACCTTTCCCGGTTAGGTGTAAGATTAGTAGAGAGGGTATTATGAAATCTGCCAGCATAGAAAATAAACTGCTTAAAATACGAAACAGGCATTTCCTGCTGTTGGACCTTATTTTCATGGCTTTCTCGCCTTTCTTTGCCCTTTTCATAAGGCTTGATGGCAAGATAGACATTAGTTTCTACTGGAAGCCTCTAATCGCCGCTACGATAGTTTTATCTATAATCAAAGTTGCTATTTTTTTCCGTTTAGGACTTTATAGAAGATACTGGCATAGTGCCGGTATGGATGAGGTTGCTCGATTAATAATAGTTTCCATATTCGCCCTCATTGTCCAGTCTAATATCTTTCTGATAATGAAATTCTTCGGGTTGTTCGGTTTTTCCGACCTTCCCAAATCGCTTCCGATTATAGATGGTTTTATTATATTCATTTTCATTTCGATTTCCCGCTTAAGTATAAAATTCTTCGAAAGATTCAATGAGAGGCAGGCTAGTGAAAAACTTGGCGAACGTGTTCTTATATTAGGCGCAGGTAAACAGGGAGCCTCCGTCGTTGAGGAGATGCAGAGGAATACAAAGCTGGGACTTTCACCGATAGCCTTCATCGACGATGATCCTAATAAGAAGAATGTTTCCATACGAGGAATACCGGTTGTAGGTGGCAGGGACCTCCTCAAAGAAGCGGTAAAAATGCTCAACATACAAAAGGTGATCATTGCAATTCCTTCTGCACCCGGTCACATGATAAGAGGTATCATTGATCAATGCTTAAGCTTGGGCGTTCATGCTATGACGTTACCTTCAATGTCGGAGCTTCTCAATGAGGATACTGCTTTAAGAAATATCCGCGAAGTCCAGATTGAGGACCTTTTAAGGAGGGACCCGGTCGAGACTGATATTAAGACGGTAGCGTCTTTCATCGAAGGTAAAAAAATCCTAGTGACAGGTGCAGGTGGCTCGATAGGCAGTGAGCTTTGCCGTCAGATAATAAAATGCCATCCCTCTGAACTCATCTTGCTTGGTCACGGCGAGAATTCCGTCTTTGAAATAGAACAGGAGCTAAATAGAAGACTCATACTTTCCGGCAATGGCTCCACACATAAAACCGTGATCAGGGCTATAATAGGAGATATAAGATTTAAGGACAGAGTTTATAATATATTCCGGGAACATAATCCGGATATAGTATACCACGCGGCGGCTCATAAGCATGTTCCGATGATGGAGGGAAATCCTCCCGAAGCGGTTTCCAATAATATCCTTGGAACGAAGAACCTTGTGGACGTTGCGGTGGATACCGGAGTAAAGCACTTCGTTTATGTCTCCACCGATAAAGCTGTGAATCCGACAAGCGTCATGGGTGCAACCAAGCGTGTAGCTGAAATGATTGTGCTTAATGCCGCGCAGGAAAATAATGTTCACTACGTTGCTGTTCGTTTTGGGAATGTACTTGGCAGTAGGGGCAGTGTGATATTTACTTTTAAACAGCAGATCGCTTCCGGTGGTCCTGTTACAGTAACACATCCGGACATTACCCGTTATTTTATGACAATACCCGAAGCTGTACAGCTTGTTTTACAGGCTTCCGTACTTGGTGAGGGCGGAGAGATATTTATACTCGATATGGGTGAACAGATAAAGGTAATTGATCTCGCAAAAGACATGATAAAGCTGTCCGGTTATGATGAGGGAAAAGATATAAAAATTATCTTTACTGGACTTAGACCGGGTGAAAAACTCTATGAGGAGCTTATCGTGCCCGGCGAGAAGTATCAGGCTACCTCACACAAAAAGATTCTTATCGCTATGCATGGTGACAAAAATTATCTGAACGATTTTGAAGATAAGCTCATCGAGCTTTTCAGTTACCTGTCTGTTAAAGACAAGAATAATATCGTTTCTTCTCTAAAACTGATCGTCCCGGAATATACACCTCTTGAGTTTCCGGAAGTAAAAGTTCAAAATTAAAATTATACCTCTATGAAAAGATATTTATCTTTTTCTGTGGTGTTTTGCATCCTCTTGCTGACGCAGGGAATCTCTTTCGCTCAGGTTGATATTGTTGAGCTGGATAATCCTGTTTATGATTTTCTGCAGAGAATGCAGATCAAAAAGAAAATTGTAGGCTATAATAGTGCTAACTTGCCTCTTTCAGGTTATGAAGTGGGCAATTTCCTTAAACAATTGAACGAGAAACGCAAAACACTCTCGCAAACAGATAAAGATCTTCTCGATTATTATGATATAGAATTTGAAAAGGATGTTTATGGAACTGTGAACAAGCAAAGCTCGCTCTTTAGCAATTTTGATCTGGAAAAGATTTTCGATAACAAAAAACAAAAACACCTATACGTATATAATGACAGCAACGCGGTTTTCTATGTAGACTATTATGGAAATTTGTCGTATCGGACTTCGTCCGGTGATTCGCTTGGCAGTCACTCGATACTTCTGGGCAATGGTGGATTTGGCGTAAGCGGTACTTTATTTAATAGTGTTGGATTTTCGCTTAAAGCCTACAACGGAGCAAAGTTAAGTGGGGATTCATCGGATTTCCAGTTTGCTCGCCAGACCGATAAAACCATCTATGCAAATGGAAACACTTATGATTTTAACAATAAGACATATTACGATTACTATACTGGCTACCTTAGATACCAGACTGCTACTAACTGGTTCGGCCTTTCCGTGGGAAGGTATCAGCTGACACAGGGGACAGGTTTCATGGATAAACTCTTCCTCTCGGAAAATTCGGTTCCATTCGATTTCGCAAAGGTAGATCTGAAATATAAAGCAATTTCATATTCATTCCTTTATGGTAGCTTAAGAGGCGACTCTCTTGGGGTTGAGCTTAATTCAAAAAATATTGCCACTCATAATCTGGACATAAGATTTTCCGAGGCTTTTAAAGTTGGATTCTTTGAGAGCGTTATAATTACAAATTCTTCTTTTAGCTTTACTTTCCTTAACCCTATCAGTCTGCTCATTTCAGCTGAACTTAATAAAGCATCACAGGGAGACGCTCCTAATGTGAATAATAATTTAATGGGCTTTGATGCTGAGGTTGTTCCGGTAAAGAATCTTGCATTCCAGGGATCGATGATAATAGACGACCTGCAATTTTCATCATTGTTTTCAGATAGTTCTGAGATTTCCAATAAATTCGGATTTCAATTTGGAACATATTGGACAGATGCTTTTACTGTTCCGGATCTAACTCTGAAGTTGGAATATACCCGGCTAAATCCATTTGTTTATGCTCATAAAAGCAATAAAGCTCAATATACTAACTGGAATCTACCGCTCGGTCCAAATCTTCCTCCAAATTCTGATCAGATTGCGGCGGGATTGTATTTTAATTATGGTAGCAGGGTAAAAACGAGCCTTGTTTACCAGCATCAAAGGTCTGGCGAAGGAATAATACTTGACTCAGCCGGAAACGTCGTTATAAACTATGGAGGAAACATTAATAATGGAACCGGTGAGTCTAACGTTAGCCCGAAATTCTTAGCGGGAAACCGCGTAAATAGGGATATAATAACGTTCAACCTATCCTGGGAACCTATCCGGCAGTATTTTATTAACTTTATGTACGTGCATAGACTTATTAACAATGAATTTGAAAGCAGAGAGCTGAATGATGACTACTTTTTCGCCACTTTTCAGGTAAATTACTAACAAGGAAAACTAAATTTTACACTAACTTAATACACTCTCTTAAAGTAAGTTAATAGAAAATAAATACAAATTGATTTTATTACAAATATATATTAATTTTACAAAACCGCTAACAAAATAAGACCATCTTGAAAAAACTAACTCTGTTTGTTTTATTAGTTTTGGTTTCATCTTCTTTTTTCAGCCAGGTGAATGCACAGAGGAGAATTGCAAGAAGTGGTCCATTATTCACTTTTGAGTTCAGGCTTAACGGCAGTTATGCCATGAACGATGCATTCGGGGAAACAATAGATATTCCTAACAATCTTAGCGAGCAGAAAAACTATGCTATGAAATGGGGAAAAGGTGCTTCTTTTGAAACTACAGTGGGTTTTGGACAGAAAAGAAGCAATAGGATCTTCCTTGGATTGGAATACGATAACTTCCTGAACGGTACCAATAGTCAGGTCCCGTTTTTCGTTTTTTCCGCAGATACCCCAAAAACTTCCTATAATATTTATACCGCAAGTCTGGGATATCAATATCTCTTTGGAGCGGATTGCCGTAATAAACAGACTATTCAGCTCGGAGTTACGGGAAGCCTAATTACTGCATCTTCGACATCGAAGATCACATTCGATAATGCCTTTAGAATGGGATTCCTCATTGGAACAGGCTACGAGGTTGTACTCGATAAAGGTCACAATGTGGGCATGACGCTTGGATTCAAATACCAGCTTGCAAATTTCTTTAATTCCGATAATGGAATTGATAATCTCAATGACGGTAAATCTACCGACAAAAACTTTGGACCGGGTTTTAAACGGTTCATCGGTTTCATCGGCTTTAATATAGGAATAAAATTCTATACCGGCGTTAAACGAAATAGGTAGGAAATTATTTATAGATTTTAAAAGCCCGGCTCGTCCGGGTTTTTTTATACCTGCATTCTGCTCATTATCTTTTTCCTCAGCATTTGTACCGCAAATAGTACCACCGCGCTTACCGTACTTATTCCCAGAGTCAGCACCCAGTAATCGAAGGGAAGATTAATCAGCTCATAAAACTCCCGGATGACCTTGAGTACAATAAAATCGCTTCGTATAATGGCTGTTACAAGAAATACCATAAGTATTATCAGCCCGTAAACCAGATAAAACGATTTATTGTTTTGCTTCTCCAGCATAGTCACGGAGAAGAAGTTAGCAATTGAAATGATCACCATTGTAACGAGCATGATCATCTGTAGCTGGGAATCACTTACTCCCGGAAAGACGGAGCTTACTAGGAACATCGACCCATACGAACCTATCACTATCAGTAGTGCCGAGATAGAGACAAATGAAAACAGGTCAGGAAGGAAGTTCGTGTTCTTTGATGTATTAGAATTCTTCAGTGCAATTATGAACGAGGGGAGCCCTATTATAAATATATTGATAAATGCAACGCGCCTCGGTGTTAGCGGGAAATCGAGCAAGAATATCAGAGAAAATAGTGTAAGATAAATTACCAAAAAGTTCTTCGTCAAAAACAGTTTTGCGACTGAAGCCACCGTGTTCACGATCTTTTTTCCTTCGTCAAATATCTCCGGGAGCAGAGAGAATTTATTTTCCAGTAATACAATATCGGCTACTTCCTTCGTTATCTGGCTTCCTTCCTCCATGGCTATACCCATATCGGCTTCCTTAATTGCAGGGAGGTCGTTTACACCGTCTCCCAGCATAGCAGTATAATAGGATTCAGCTTTGAGTAGTTTTATTATACGCAGTTTATGCTCGGGATTCAGTCTCGCAAATACAAGTTTGTTTAAAACTGCTTCCTTGAATTGTGCGTCATTAAGCTTATCTAGCTCGCCTCCCGAGATCAGATCGTCATCCGTAACATCCCAGCCGATTTTGGTTACTATAGCCTTAACCGCGAATGTAGCATCACCTGTAAGTATCTTAAATTGTATGCCGTTCTCCCTGAATAGATTAATTGCCTCCATCACGTCATCTCTTATCTGGTCTGATATAGAGACTATACAGTACGGTTCTATTGCTATCGAATTCATATACTCTTTCGTATCCTCGAACGCGTTTCCGTTTATTACCTCCCCAAACAAAAGATTCCTGTAAACCTCCAGTCCCTCCTTATCAAAGAGTTCATTTGCTTTAGTTTTGCTATCGCTGCTCGTTTTTTCCAGTAAAAGATCATACGCCCCAAGTATATATACCTTATCGTCTACTTTTAGCATGCTCAGCTTGTTCTCCGATGAAAAAGGTATCTCATCAGCTACATTCCATTGCTGGAAATTGCCCAGCTCTTCTATAGCGCATGCTGTCGCGTTTTTATCGCTGGAATAATGAGCATATGTAGCCAGGACCTGTGAAACATCTTTCCTTTCACATAATGGAATTACCTTCTCCACTGCAAGCTTGTTCTGTGTCAGCGTGCCTGTCTTATCCATGCACACTATCTTGATATTGGAAAACGACTCTATCGCGTTCAATCTCTGTATTATCGCCCCGATCTTACTTATCCTGTAAACACCTATTGCGTATGTTACCGACGCCATTAGCACTAGCCCCTGAGGTATCAATGCAATAAGTATCGTCGTCATTTTCCTGATATAGGGCACGTCATATATCGAACTCGGTGCGGCGAAGACGATCTCCAGCAATACCAGTATCACTGCCACGGAAAAAAGCATCTTTACAATGAAGTTTATCTTGCGCTGAAGCGGGGTGAGGGAAAATTTGAACTTTTTCGCCAGTCCGGTTATATGCGCCGCGTAACTTTCCGACCCCACCTTCTCTGCCATATAATACCCATTCCCTGAGATACAGAAGCTTCCCGAGAGTATCTCAT contains:
- a CDS encoding ketoacyl-ACP synthase III; this encodes MNLTIEAIEYYLPGAPVTNAEMASENPEWDMAKVESKTGVYTRYIASQGETAFDLGIKACEKLFASNKVTPGDIGGIIFCTQSPDYIMPSNAFLVHEHFSMPSNVFAFDYNLACSGYVYGLAIAASMLNTGLSKNILLINGDTYSRFINPGDRSTKSLFGDAATVSLLGVGPSGELIDVILQSSGKDYKSFYVPAGGCRIPFSQQTAEEEKDESGNIRSLNDIYMNGFGVWKFIGETVPAQIKELLKRNDLSKDDIDCFIFHQASKLTLDSLLNALKLDKEKVYMNMDKVGNTVSASIPIALKDAWDEGKIKRGDRILLSGFGVGLSWASAIIKF
- a CDS encoding AMP-binding protein, which encodes MFIDFLKNDFASNGDSPAIIWNDKPYSYNWLAERIVFFDKELSDNNISSGNVVALTGDFSPNSIALLLALIEKAAIIVTLTRSIEVEDKKFGIAEVERIISLDNEDNYLISDIGIKASHEFYEELRKRNHPGLVLFSSGTSGEPKGAVHDFTNLLEKFKTKRKAFRTVNFLLFDHWGGLNTMFHTISNSGTILALADRSPDAVCEFIQKHKIELLPASPTFLNLLIVSGAYKRYDLSSLKLITYGTEPMPEITLKKIKEIFPDVTLQQTYGLIELGVLRSKSKSDDSLWVKLGGEGFQTRVVDGILQIKSHSTILGYLNAPTPITPDGWFITGDRVETEGEYFRILGRKSEVINVGGEKVFPAEVENVIYQHDNVLEVMVYGEKNFLTGNIVCADITPKGEIDEKDFKKSIKDFCRERLQSYKVPVKINIVMDKQHNERFKKIRYKEKSSN
- a CDS encoding PIG-L family deacetylase, with the protein product MNLNFKRALVLAPHTDDGEFGCGGTIAKLSESGAEVFYVAFSACQQSVLPNFPPDILVTEVKEATQVLGVKGENLILFDYEVRTFNFHRQEILDDILKLKNDINPDIVFMPTINDIHQDHFTISNEGMRAFKWSTLLCYELPWNNFNFITGCFVRLSEQNVNKKLEALSKYRSQAHRPYANADFIKSLATVRGVQSGNEFAETFEIVRLLI
- a CDS encoding glycosyltransferase family 2 protein yields the protein MSSAKNPIVSIIIPCRNEKNHIEKTIRNLFGSDFDMNSCEVIVVDGMSDDDTVELLKKLCVEFPALKIVENQNQTTPFAFNIGIRNSIGKYVLIVGARHIISRNYISGCIEMLDSNDRIAVVGGKVINIYEDKVSKGISLAMNSSFGVGGGNFRISDTSGPVDTVGTPMYKREVFDIVGLFDEELSRNQDDEFNYRVIRAGYQIWLNTDINISYYVRSGISKLFKQYLQYGYWKVYVNKKLKAVTTTRQLFPIIFILFLLLYPLVLFFNTTLFWLYPAVLFVYLIFILFYSIKVSSGINSVTPVTALSFLCLHFGYGIGYLEGIIDFLLLGKKPSVKMKTLTR
- a CDS encoding DegT/DnrJ/EryC1/StrS family aminotransferase; this translates as MKIPFAPPLITDDVISEVTETLRSGWITTGPKVRALEEEVTKYMSCGKTLCVNSATSALTFMLHWFGVGKGDEVIVPAFTYCATALAAIHLGAKPVMVDVGEDFNIDITRVKDAITEKTKVIIPVDNAGFPCNYDELYELVNSDEIKAKFKPSDEVQEKLGRILILADSAHSFGAEYKGRMTGGIADINIFSFHAVKNLTTSEGGAICFNLPEPFDNEKEYIELRPLTLNGQTKDAFTKTVGNSWKYDVERVGYKINMPDICAAIGLAQLKNYSNVLKKRREIFELYTERLSGFDWVVTPPYKTDDKLSSCHVFFMRLQNITEEQRDAIIIKMNELGVAVNVHFVPLPMLTLFKGMGYNVKDYPQSYKNYFTELSIPVYPQLTHEELEYVIESLITAYNSVVS
- a CDS encoding sugar transferase produces the protein MLKRIFDVVVSFTGLVILSPFLIIIAIIVVIDSKGGVFFLQDRVGKNGKVFKIIKFRTMTAGSDKESLLTIGQKDSRITRAGYFLRKFKIDEIPQLINVLKSDMSFVGPRPEVEKYVALYNEEQLKVLTVRPGITDFASIQYKDESTLLANADDPEIFYISDVMPTKLKLNIDYINNRNFMLDVKIIFKTILEIFR